From the genome of Symphalangus syndactylus isolate Jambi chromosome 13, NHGRI_mSymSyn1-v2.1_pri, whole genome shotgun sequence:
gcCCGTGGTCCTTCAGACCTGCCCTTGTATCTGACCTCTGCCCTCTTGGTTCCAGGACCCATCACTTTCCTGCCCTCAACTCTTccccagccacactggcttcctGGCTGTTCTTTAAGGCATATCCTATCTCAGGGCATTTGCCCCAGCTGTTCCCTTTACCAGGAACTCTTTACCCAAGAGATCGCCCCATAGCTAAGTCTGGTTATTCGGGTCTTTGCTTAAACATCACCTCCTCAGGCCTGAGGCTTCGCAAACCAAAGCTGCCCTCGGGCACACACTCTTCACTCTTTTACCTTCCTAATAGTCGACTGTCACCATTGGTATTATCTTGCCTGTCGGCTGTCGCCATCTGATATTAAGGGCCCTTTTGgggcctgcgtcggcctcccaaatagctgagattacaggcacgagccaccgcccccggcctgggacagggtcttgcacaCGGTATGCGCTCAGTAAAGACTTGGTGATAATAGCCGGACGtgatggctgacgcctgtaatcccagcactttgggaggctgaggcgggtggatcacttgaagtaaggagtttgagaccagcctggccaacatggtggaaccccgtctctactaaaattacaaaagttagccgggtgtagtggtgcacgcctgtaatcccagctacacgggaggctaaggcgggagaatcgcttgaacccgggaggcggaggttgcagtgggccaagatcttgcactgcactccagcctgggcaaccgagcgagactcttgtctccaaaaaaaaaaaaacttgctgatGAATGACTAAATGGACTGTTATTCTGAGTTTGTTTTGCGGCCAGGTGAGCGTATACATAAATCTACAACATGCAGATGCTGCGACGTGACCACGAAGGGCTAAGCACGGTTTGGGGCCCAGAGGGCAGTCCCGCGTCTGCCTGCACGCACGCACCTCTCCCGACGCTTCTGCTCTTCGGCCAGCTGCTTCACCCGCAGCGACTCCTGCATGGTCGCCAGGCTCGGGTACCATTCGCGTTCTTCGGCCTCCAGCTCCCGCAGCTGCTCCGGCGACGGCCATAACGAACCGGGGACCACCCCGGAGGCGGCGCCGTAACGCGCGAACTGCTTAGCCGCGTAGCGCGGTCCCAGCTGCCACCGCGGGGTCAGGAGGTCCTCGGGGTCTGGCCACCGGGGTCCCGGCCTGCGGCGCGGGGGCGGTCGCGCCCGGTAGCCACGGGACCCCGGGGCCAGGGTCCCCGCCACTCCTAGTATGCCGCGAGCCTGTCGCACGGAAGCCGCCATCTTGGCTGTGCGGGGTCCTCACAGGCCCGGCGGGCTGTCCACGCCCGGTGCCTGAGCGCGAGGCCAGGTGTGGGCCAGGGCAGGGCGCGGGGTGTCCCTGCTGCCTCAATTCGGGCGAGGGCGGTGTAGGGGATAGGATGGATTTTATAGGTTTCCAAGTATAGCTTTAAATTTTAGTTAAGCAGTTACTGATTAAAGTCATTttcaattttcactttttttcttctcctttctgcaCACTgacactgaaaaatatatatttttagtcgggctcggtggctcatgcctgtaatcccagtctttgggaggccgaggcgggcggatcacctgaggtcgcgaattcgagaccagtctgactttttttttttttttcctgagacagagtctcgctctgtcgcccaagctggagtgcaatggcgtgatctcgggtcactgtaacctccgccttccgggaggagaggagaaaccccgtctctactaaaaatacaaaattagccgggcatggtggcacatgcctgtagtcccagctcctcgggaggctgaggcaggagaatcgcttgaacccgggaggcggaggttggggtgggccgagatcgtgccattgcattccagcctgggtaacaagagcgaaactccgtctaaaaaaaattaataaataaaaatacatacatacatacatatatatatgtatatgctaaCCTGGCTacgaatatatatgtgtgtatatttttttcttttttaagtgttAAGTGTTCTTTgggtaaaaattatattttaactttacTTTTATACATTTAAACTAGCATTTattaggctgggcttggtggctcacgcctgtaatcccagcactttgggaggctgaggcgggcggatcgcttgaggtcaggagttggagaccagcctgaccaacatggcaaaacctcgtctctactaaaaatacaaaaattagctgggcgtggtggtgggcgcctgtaatcccaactactcaggaggctgaggcaggaggatcgcttgaacctgggaggtggaggttgcaatgagctgagatcgtgccattgcactctacccagggtgacagagcgagactctgtctaaacaaacaaacaacccactagcatttattatttttttaatgtaaatgtggctggacgcggtggttcacacctgtaatcccagcactttgggaggctgaggcaggcatcactgaggtcaggagtttgagaccagcctggccaacatggtgaaaccccatctctactaaaaacacaaaaattagctgggcgtggtggcgcacacctgtaatcccagctactcgagaggctgaggcaggagaatcgcatgaacccgggaggtggaggttgcagtgagctgagattataccactgctctccagcctgggcaacagttcgagactctgtctcaaaataaataaataattctgtcACGTGCtgtgacatggatgaaccttaaggacattaggctaagtgaaagaagccagtcacaaaaggataaatattgtatgattccacttatatgaggtaactagagtagtcaaattcatagagacagaaagtagattaggagttccaggggttgggggtggaggagTGGGAGTTATTGCTTATAATGTataatacaggccgggcgcggtggctcacgcctgtaatcccagcactttgggaggccgaggcgggtggatcacgaggtcaggagatcgagaccatcctggctaacatggtgaaaccccgtctctactaaaaatacaaaaaattagccgggtgaggtggcaggcgcctgtagtcccagctacgcgggaggctgaggcaggagaatggcggaaccccggggggcggagcctgcagtgagccgagatcgtgccactgcactccagcctgggtgaaagagcgagactccgtctcaaaaaaaaaaaaaaaaaaaaaaaaaaaaaaaaaaaaaaaaatgtataatatattttatattgtaaaatatacaaaatagagagaatttgtgttttgttttgttttgagtcagagtctcgctctgtctcccaggtgagagtacagtgacgcaatcttggctcactgcaacctctgcctcccagattcaagggattttcgagcctctgcctcctaagtagctggagccaccaagcctggctgattttcatattttactagagatggggtttcatcacgttggtcaagctggtctcaaactcctgaccttaagtgatctgcgcacttcagtctcccaaagtgctaggattactatgactggccaatttttttttttttttttttttttgagacggagtttagctctgttgcccaggctggagtgcagtggtgcaatctctgctcactgcaagctctgcctcccgggttcacgccattctcctgcctcagcctcccgagtagctgggactacaggcgcccgccaccatgcctggctaatttttttgcatttttagtagagacggggtttcactgtgttagccaggatggtctcgatctcctgacctcgtgatccacgcgcctcggcctcccaaagtgctgggattacaggcatgagccaccatgcccggcctgttgtttttgtttttaatcccacacatgcacaccttcTCTACCCCCGCAAAAAATAACTGCAATTTTCTCAagacatgaatgttcatagcaacaccaCGTATATATGTCATTACCAAGCTGGAAATAGCTCACACCCAATGTCCATCTGAAATAGAATGGACACCTAAATTATGCTGTTTCAgccaatggaatactacacaggaATGAAAGAGCAGATATTACATCTTCTCACAGCAAGATGGATGATGCTTATAAGCACAATGTGCAACAAAGGAAGAGGACCTAtatgattgctttttaaattttattttatttttttgagacagggtattgctctgttgcccaggctagagtgcccaGGCtgggtcatagctcactgcagccttgaattcctgggctcaagcaatcctcccgcctcagtctcttgagtagcaaGACCATAGGCATGAACCGCTCGCTACTCCCacctacattttaaatttttttgtagagacggggtttctctgtgttaccccggttggtcttgaactcctgggctcacctcccctctcctcccctcctttcttgacagggtctcactgttgtccgggctggagtacactggcgtatcactgcagcctcaatctcctggtctcaagtggtcctctcacctcaggctcctaaatagctggaactgcaggcactcaacatcaagtctggctaatttttgtattatttgtagagatagagtctcaatatgttgcccagggtggtcctgAATTCTGGGAcccaagttatcctcccaccttggcctctcaaagtgttgggattacaggtatgagccaccatgcctgacctcagaattttttcatcttgcaaacctGTAACTCTGTACACTCACTCCCCAGTTTCCCTTTTGCCCAGTCCCTggcagtcactttttttttttttttttgagacggagtctcactctgttgcccaggctggagtgcagtggcatgatctcggctcactgcaagctccgcctcctgggttgacgccattctcctgcctcagcctcccgagtagctgggactacaggcacccgccaccacgcccggctaatttttttgtatttttggtagagacagggtttcactgtgttagtcaggatgttcttgatctcctgacctcgtgatccgcccgtctcggcctcccaaagtgctgggattacaggcgtcagccaccgtgcccagcctggcagTCACTATTCTAccttgtttctatgaatttgactactctaggtacctcatataagtggaatcatatggtaCTTgtccttttgtaactggcttattttttattttgacacagagtcttgctctgttgcccaggctgaagtgcagtggcacgattattaTAACTGGCTGCAGCATCGACCTCAtggactcaagtgatactcccacctcagcctttcaagtagctgaaactacaggtgctcacctggctaatttttttttttttttttttttgagacggtttcgctctgtcgcccaagctagtgtgcagtggcgccatctcggctcactacaagctctgcctcctgggttcacactgttcttctgcctcagcct
Proteins encoded in this window:
- the GADD45GIP1 gene encoding large ribosomal subunit protein mL64 — its product is MAASVRQARGILGVAGTLAPGSRGYRARPPPRRRPGPRWPDPEDLLTPRWQLGPRYAAKQFARYGAASGVVPGSLWPSPEQLRELEAEEREWYPSLATMQESLRVKQLAEEQKRREREQHIAECMAKMPQMIVNWRQQQQERWEKAQADKERRARLQAEAQELLGYQVDPRSARFQELLQDLEKKERKRLKEEKKKQKKEARAAALAAAAAQDPAASGAPSS